In a genomic window of Periophthalmus magnuspinnatus isolate fPerMag1 chromosome 3, fPerMag1.2.pri, whole genome shotgun sequence:
- the cnep1r1 gene encoding nuclear envelope phosphatase-regulatory subunit 1: MNSLEQAEDLKAFERRLTEYVSCLQPATGRWRMILIVVSVCTATGAWNWLIDPDTQKVSFFSSLWNHPFFTLSCITLIALFFAGIHKRVVAPSIIAARCRTVLAEYNMSCDDTGKLILKPRPNIQ; the protein is encoded by the exons ATGAATTCATTGGAACAAGCCGAAG ACTTGAAGGCTTTTGAAAGAAGACTTACAGAATATGTCTCATGTCTGCAACCTGCAACTGGGAGATGGAGAA TGATTTTGATAGTGGTGTCTGTTTGCACGGCGACTGGGGCATGGAACTGGTTGATAGACCCTGACACACAAAAg gtgtcatttttttcatcacTTTGGAATCACCCCTTTTTTACCCTCAGCTGTATCACTCTTATTGCGCTATTCTTTGCTGGCATACACAAACGGGTTGTGGCACCATCAAT TATTGCTGCCCGTTGTCGAACAGTTTTAGCTGAATACAACATGTCTTGTGATGAT ACTGGAAAGCTCATTCTAAAGCCACGACCAAACATCCAGTGA